In a genomic window of Elusimicrobiota bacterium:
- a CDS encoding response regulator, with protein MRILVADDDPSILRFVTRALEALGHTVESVSDGTELIRLAGAVKPDLILSDINMPQCDGITACCWLRKALPETRLFLMTGNSDSAFAAGRAGFHLVLRKPFELERLRDMLSL; from the coding sequence ATGAGAATCCTGGTGGCCGATGACGATCCCTCGATCCTCCGCTTCGTCACCCGGGCGCTGGAGGCGTTGGGACACACCGTCGAGTCGGTCTCCGACGGGACCGAGCTGATCCGCCTCGCGGGCGCCGTTAAGCCCGACTTGATCCTGTCGGACATAAACATGCCGCAGTGCGATGGGATCACGGCGTGCTGTTGGCTGAGAAAGGCGCTTCCTGAAACCCGCCTTTTTCTGATGACTGGGAATTCTGACTCGGCTTTCGCCGCCGGGCGGGCTGGTTTTCATCTTGTCTTGCGCAAGCCGTTCGAGTTGGAGAGGTTGCGGGACATGCTCTCGCTCTGA
- a CDS encoding helix-turn-helix transcriptional regulator, translating to MKKAYRDIGVRIKSLRQALKLTQAEVAEKAGIDASFYGQLERGTGIPSLRTLFSVAAVLRVEPAELLPRTKERPGKDLLIAEALDTMVSKLKPGKRRFLMSVVRDLADELEG from the coding sequence ATGAAGAAGGCCTACCGCGACATCGGCGTCAGAATCAAATCTTTACGGCAAGCGTTGAAGTTGACCCAAGCCGAAGTGGCGGAGAAAGCCGGCATCGACGCGTCCTTCTACGGACAACTCGAGCGCGGAACCGGCATTCCCAGCCTCCGGACCCTGTTTTCCGTCGCAGCCGTGCTCCGCGTCGAGCCCGCCGAACTTTTACCCAGAACCAAGGAACGTCCCGGCAAAGATCTCCTCATCGCCGAAGCGCTGGACACCATGGTCTCGAAACTCAAGCCGGGCAAGCGCCGTTTTTTGATGAGCGTCGTCCGCGACCTGGCCGACGAACTCGAAGGCTGA
- a CDS encoding RNA methyltransferase, which yields MLVDPENPLNVGFVARAMRAFGATELVVAGSSWKALPAEARVTGVSAPEILDGARFEKDLAGALRGCAAAIAFSRRPTSLRQDEFTLPAVPPSVDLKGRTALVFGRESAGLTRAETALCPYLARIPCRNGVSLNLGQAVAVALFSLTDRTATDGVSDERAATASLERMTAMWEFIHPKLAASPRSSEERMQRIRQMLFRLHLNDDDFDMLFSVMKGLSK from the coding sequence GTGCTGGTCGATCCGGAAAATCCGCTGAACGTGGGCTTCGTCGCCCGGGCGATGCGGGCGTTCGGAGCGACGGAGCTGGTCGTGGCGGGCTCTTCGTGGAAGGCCCTGCCCGCCGAGGCGCGGGTGACCGGGGTGAGCGCGCCGGAGATACTCGACGGCGCCCGGTTCGAGAAGGACCTCGCCGGGGCCCTGCGCGGGTGCGCCGCGGCGATCGCGTTTTCCCGCCGGCCGACGTCGCTGCGCCAGGACGAGTTCACGCTTCCCGCCGTTCCTCCGTCCGTGGACCTGAAGGGCCGCACGGCGCTCGTGTTCGGGCGCGAATCAGCGGGCCTTACGCGGGCGGAAACGGCGTTGTGTCCGTATCTCGCGAGGATCCCGTGCCGCAACGGCGTCAGCCTCAACCTGGGGCAGGCGGTCGCGGTGGCGCTTTTTTCTTTGACGGATCGAACGGCAACGGATGGGGTATCCGATGAACGGGCCGCAACGGCTTCGTTGGAGAGAATGACGGCCATGTGGGAGTTCATCCACCCCAAGCTCGCGGCTTCGCCGCGATCATCCGAGGAACGGATGCAGCGGATACGGCAGATGCTTTTTCGGCTTCATTTGAACGACGACGATTTCGACATGTTGTTTTCCGTCATGAAGGGGCTCTCGAAGTGA